A window of the Bacteriovorax sp. PP10 genome harbors these coding sequences:
- the aepX gene encoding phosphoenolpyruvate mutase, protein MKNLTTKKSTQLRAMLQSNELEFLMEAHNGISAKIAEEAGFKGIWGSGLSISASLGVRDNNEASWTQVLDVVEYMSDATRIPILLDGDTGYGNFNNMRRLVMKLEQRGVAGVCIEDKIFPKTNSFLRTEAQPLADIEEFCGKIKAGQDTKLDDDFNIIARVEALIAGWGLQEAVKRADAYRKAGANAILMHSKISKPDEILAFMKEWGERSKECPVVIVPTKYYATPTNVFREAGVSTVIWANHQMRMAVTAMQNVTKTIFEEQSLMNVEDKIVSVAELFRLQNDKELEAAEKLYLTVADADAPRVILLAASRGAELKELTEDRPKVLIDINGKPLIEQSINNFYAHDIKDISIVTGYKKEAFKFPNIKYVNNENFETTSELSSLFLASKQIADNAIISYGDILYRKYILSRLLEEKGDITIVVDATINNRTADYKGDFVLCSRNHSTSFNEAPAELKGIKFGTATENKEASGEWIGLVKTNKVGSEVLSKALAELSTTPDFNKLKLPDLMNHLLSKKVKINVMYIDGHWMDVDSYSDVSKGQKF, encoded by the coding sequence ATGAAAAACCTAACTACGAAAAAGTCTACGCAACTGCGAGCTATGCTTCAGTCAAATGAACTTGAATTCTTAATGGAAGCTCACAATGGTATCTCAGCAAAAATTGCTGAAGAAGCTGGATTCAAAGGAATTTGGGGATCAGGATTATCAATCTCTGCTTCTCTTGGTGTAAGAGATAATAACGAAGCTTCTTGGACTCAGGTTCTGGACGTTGTTGAATATATGAGTGACGCTACAAGAATTCCTATTCTTCTGGACGGTGACACTGGATACGGAAACTTTAACAACATGAGAAGATTAGTTATGAAACTTGAGCAACGTGGAGTTGCCGGGGTTTGTATCGAAGATAAAATTTTCCCAAAAACAAATTCATTTCTACGTACAGAAGCTCAACCGCTTGCTGACATTGAAGAATTTTGTGGAAAAATCAAAGCTGGTCAAGACACTAAGTTAGACGATGACTTCAACATCATCGCTCGCGTAGAAGCTCTAATCGCTGGATGGGGATTACAAGAAGCAGTTAAGAGAGCAGACGCTTACAGAAAAGCGGGAGCTAACGCTATTCTTATGCACTCAAAGATTTCAAAGCCAGATGAAATTCTAGCTTTCATGAAAGAATGGGGAGAGAGATCAAAAGAATGTCCGGTTGTTATCGTTCCAACTAAATACTACGCAACTCCAACAAATGTTTTCAGAGAAGCAGGTGTATCGACTGTAATCTGGGCCAACCACCAAATGAGAATGGCCGTAACAGCTATGCAAAATGTAACTAAGACAATCTTTGAAGAACAATCTTTAATGAACGTTGAAGATAAAATCGTTTCAGTTGCAGAATTATTCCGCCTTCAAAATGATAAAGAACTTGAAGCAGCTGAAAAATTATACCTAACAGTAGCAGACGCTGACGCTCCAAGAGTTATTCTTCTAGCAGCATCTCGTGGTGCTGAATTAAAAGAATTAACAGAAGACCGTCCCAAAGTACTTATCGATATCAACGGGAAGCCGTTAATTGAGCAATCAATCAACAACTTCTACGCTCACGATATTAAAGATATCTCGATCGTTACTGGATATAAAAAAGAAGCATTTAAATTCCCGAACATCAAGTACGTGAACAATGAAAACTTTGAAACAACAAGTGAACTTTCGTCATTATTCCTTGCTAGTAAACAGATCGCTGATAACGCAATCATCTCTTACGGTGACATTCTTTACAGAAAATACATCCTTTCTCGTCTATTAGAAGAAAAAGGGGATATTACAATTGTTGTCGATGCAACAATCAACAACCGTACAGCTGATTACAAAGGTGACTTCGTTCTTTGTTCTAGAAACCACAGCACAAGCTTCAATGAAGCTCCTGCTGAATTGAAAGGAATTAAATTCGGAACTGCTACTGAAAATAAAGAAGCAAGCGGTGAGTGGATTGGTCTTGTTAAGACAAATAAAGTTGGATCTGAAGTTTTATCAAAAGCTCTTGCTGAGCTTTCAACAACTCCAGACTTCAATAAGCTGAAGCTTCCAGATTTAATGAACCACCTTCTATCTAAGAAAGTAAAAATCAATGTTATGTACATTGATGGACACTGGATGGACGTGGATAGCTACTCTGACGTTTCAAAAGGTCAGAAATTTTAG
- a CDS encoding CDP-alcohol phosphatidyltransferase family protein, with protein MSWLSEYRSSLKNVHAEEFLDVYFFRPIAFVIVKSFYSLPLTPNNYSFMSFASGMISAAFFYQGLFAWGAFFFFLFAVLDCCDGMQARMKKNGSEFGRFVDGLVDYVSNAACYIALGFGVVKAMPMTGSIPTVYLVIAAGVSKALHSITYDHYLMEYISYDKGDGGFVQREIEEIREKIRVTKADPNGSKRRLLILKIYLGFTSLQAGNEGRELKYNSKEYTKRNFRSIQMWGLIGPAWHITFLILAFLFNHPEWLFGYAIIFGNIWMLLMLVVQQRINRGLISSRLVA; from the coding sequence ATGAGCTGGCTTTCAGAATATAGAAGTTCATTAAAGAACGTTCACGCTGAAGAATTTTTAGATGTCTATTTTTTTAGACCGATAGCTTTTGTTATCGTGAAGTCGTTTTATTCTCTTCCACTGACGCCAAATAATTATTCATTTATGTCTTTTGCTTCTGGAATGATTTCAGCAGCATTTTTCTACCAGGGATTATTTGCCTGGGGAGCTTTTTTCTTTTTCCTATTCGCTGTTCTTGACTGCTGTGATGGTATGCAAGCTCGCATGAAGAAAAACGGTTCAGAGTTCGGGCGCTTTGTTGATGGTTTAGTAGACTATGTTTCAAATGCTGCTTGTTACATCGCCCTTGGATTTGGAGTTGTGAAAGCAATGCCAATGACGGGAAGTATTCCAACTGTGTATCTGGTTATTGCGGCCGGAGTAAGTAAGGCACTTCACTCAATTACATATGATCACTACCTGATGGAGTATATTTCATACGACAAAGGTGACGGTGGATTTGTTCAAAGAGAGATCGAAGAAATTCGTGAAAAAATCAGAGTGACTAAGGCAGATCCAAATGGATCAAAACGTCGTTTGTTAATTCTTAAAATCTATCTTGGATTTACAAGTCTTCAGGCCGGAAACGAAGGACGCGAATTAAAGTATAATTCAAAAGAATACACTAAAAGAAATTTCCGCTCGATTCAGATGTGGGGCCTTATTGGACCTGCATGGCATATTACATTTTTAATTCTGGCGTTTTTATTTAATCACCCAGAGTGGCTTTTTGGTTACGCAATTATTTTTGGAAATATCTGGATGCTTCTAATGTTAGTTGTTCAACAAAGAATCAACCGAGGACTAATTTCTTCTAGGTTGGTGGCATGA
- a CDS encoding TauD/TfdA family dioxygenase — protein MLNDNFTYAFSNEAQNEIYDFIKELHQYELIQDARTLAADDCPTFIKEVEEIRNELENGKRIVIVRPFVDLHNKYTIQEQRTISWLLGNVLGDPLVQNEAGDKVICVFDRDRNNTMTKGARYHQTREGGTIHTDNVNVPYHWEYLVLSCISPAMSGGENILVNALTVYKILKEKHPDVIAILEKNFYWEQRGVADATYEAPIITYNKKGEPMFRHLRPYMESAHRKVGVPLTDEQMYAIDTLDSVIEHSDNQYRHTFKAGEILLTYDSQVLHGRTCFSDEMNAVTIFDFKKEHNKPLKRTMDRLWAMKRQKLCLV, from the coding sequence ATGTTGAATGACAACTTTACCTACGCGTTTTCAAACGAAGCTCAAAACGAAATTTACGATTTCATCAAAGAACTTCACCAATACGAACTGATTCAGGATGCCCGCACATTAGCTGCAGATGACTGTCCAACTTTTATCAAAGAAGTTGAAGAGATTAGAAACGAACTTGAAAATGGAAAACGAATTGTTATCGTCAGACCATTTGTCGATCTTCACAATAAATATACAATTCAAGAACAAAGAACGATCAGCTGGTTGCTTGGAAACGTTCTTGGTGATCCATTAGTTCAAAACGAAGCAGGCGATAAAGTTATTTGTGTATTCGATCGCGACCGCAACAACACAATGACTAAAGGTGCTCGTTATCACCAGACTCGTGAAGGTGGAACAATTCATACTGATAACGTTAACGTTCCATACCACTGGGAATACCTTGTTTTAAGCTGTATCAGTCCAGCAATGTCTGGTGGAGAAAATATTCTTGTTAATGCTTTAACGGTTTATAAAATTCTGAAAGAAAAGCATCCGGATGTTATCGCAATTTTAGAAAAGAATTTCTACTGGGAACAACGTGGTGTAGCTGATGCTACTTACGAAGCTCCAATTATTACATACAATAAAAAAGGTGAGCCAATGTTTCGTCACCTTCGTCCGTATATGGAGTCAGCTCATAGAAAAGTTGGAGTGCCTCTTACAGACGAACAAATGTACGCCATCGATACACTGGATTCAGTCATCGAGCACTCGGACAATCAATACCGCCATACATTTAAGGCCGGTGAAATTCTTTTAACTTATGATTCACAAGTTCTTCATGGAAGAACATGTTTCTCTGATGAAATGAATGCCGTTACAATTTTTGATTTTAAAAAAGAACACAATAAACCATTAAAGCGCACCATGGATCGTCTGTGGGCAATGAAGAGACAAAAATTATGTCTAGTTTAA
- the typA gene encoding translational GTPase TypA codes for MSKNYSKLKNIAVVAHVDHGKTTMVDCLLRQSGTFDARAEITDRVMDSGEIEKERGITITAKNCALVWQDTKINLLDTPGHADFGGEVERSLMMVDGIILLVDASEGPLPQTRFVLTKAMEQRLKIAVVINKIDRPDERIEEVKHEIEELFLELASMLNIEDFDLDIPILYSSARAGWATHDPKVVRTDINPILDLMVSDFFPSPRISEGPELQLLVTNLSYSPYLGPLAIGRIQRGSIKKGVSYTLCDVEKKNKASKITAIQEFSALAITEVESADAGEIVIVAGYDGAKIGDTIVSTSKIEPLPRITVEPPTVGVQVSVSTSPMSGQEGEYLTSRKLEEFLQDSIKTNVALQYEGTDDPKVFILKGRGELQLAIVFEQLRRKGFELMVGRPQVLFQTDENGEKLEPFEKVVLDIPNESTGAITERLSTRKGIMENMMPLGETRTRMVFVIPSRGLIGYRGIFLTDTRGAGLMSSEFMGYKPYTGDMLGRQNGALVSDRAGKMTPYALYNLLSSGKQFVKPGEMTYEGMVIGEATRPNDLVLNCVREKHLTSVRTAGKDEQPILPPIVNRTLEWALDWIDNDEWVEITPQSIRIRKKELNGNKRSVKRT; via the coding sequence ATGTCTAAGAATTACTCTAAACTAAAAAACATTGCCGTAGTCGCTCACGTCGACCATGGTAAAACTACAATGGTCGACTGCCTTTTAAGACAATCAGGTACATTCGACGCTCGCGCTGAGATAACAGACAGAGTAATGGACTCTGGAGAGATTGAAAAAGAGCGCGGAATCACAATTACAGCAAAAAACTGTGCGCTTGTTTGGCAAGATACAAAAATCAACCTTCTGGATACTCCAGGCCACGCCGACTTCGGTGGTGAAGTTGAAAGATCTCTGATGATGGTTGATGGTATTATTCTTCTAGTTGATGCTTCAGAAGGACCTCTTCCTCAAACTCGTTTCGTTCTTACAAAAGCAATGGAGCAAAGATTAAAGATCGCTGTTGTTATCAACAAGATCGATAGACCCGATGAACGTATTGAAGAAGTTAAGCACGAAATCGAAGAACTATTCCTAGAACTTGCTTCTATGTTAAACATTGAAGACTTCGATTTAGATATTCCTATTCTTTACTCATCAGCTCGCGCTGGTTGGGCAACTCACGATCCAAAAGTTGTAAGAACAGACATTAATCCAATTCTTGATTTAATGGTTTCTGACTTCTTCCCTTCTCCACGTATTTCAGAAGGGCCGGAACTTCAACTTCTTGTAACAAACCTTTCATACTCACCATACCTAGGACCTCTAGCTATCGGTCGTATTCAAAGAGGATCGATCAAAAAAGGTGTAAGTTACACTCTTTGCGACGTAGAAAAGAAAAACAAAGCTTCAAAAATTACAGCTATTCAGGAATTCTCTGCTCTAGCAATTACTGAAGTTGAATCAGCTGACGCTGGAGAGATCGTAATCGTTGCTGGTTATGATGGAGCTAAGATTGGGGATACAATCGTATCAACATCTAAGATCGAACCTCTTCCACGTATCACTGTTGAACCACCTACTGTAGGGGTTCAGGTTTCAGTTTCAACATCTCCAATGTCAGGACAAGAAGGTGAATACCTTACTTCAAGAAAACTTGAAGAATTCCTACAAGACTCAATTAAAACAAACGTTGCTCTTCAATACGAAGGAACAGACGATCCAAAAGTTTTCATCCTTAAGGGACGTGGAGAACTTCAGCTAGCAATCGTATTCGAACAATTACGTCGTAAAGGTTTCGAGTTAATGGTTGGTCGTCCTCAAGTACTTTTCCAAACTGATGAAAACGGTGAAAAATTAGAACCATTCGAAAAAGTAGTTCTAGATATTCCAAATGAATCAACTGGAGCAATCACTGAAAGACTTTCTACAAGAAAAGGGATTATGGAAAACATGATGCCACTTGGAGAAACAAGAACTCGTATGGTTTTCGTTATTCCTTCAAGAGGTCTAATTGGATACCGTGGGATTTTCTTAACTGATACACGTGGTGCTGGATTAATGTCTTCTGAGTTCATGGGATACAAACCATACACAGGAGATATGCTAGGAAGACAAAACGGAGCTCTAGTATCTGATAGAGCTGGTAAAATGACTCCTTACGCTCTTTACAACCTACTATCTTCTGGGAAACAATTTGTTAAGCCAGGAGAGATGACTTACGAAGGTATGGTTATCGGTGAAGCTACTCGTCCAAACGATCTTGTTCTTAACTGCGTTCGTGAGAAGCATTTAACTTCAGTTCGTACTGCTGGAAAAGATGAGCAACCAATCCTACCTCCAATTGTTAACAGAACTCTTGAGTGGGCACTAGACTGGATCGATAACGATGAATGGGTAGAAATCACTCCTCAATCAATTCGTATCAGAAAGAAAGAGCTTAACGGAAACAAGCGTTCAGTTAAGAGAACATAA
- the aepY gene encoding phosphonopyruvate decarboxylase: MITADKFLTPARELGFNFFTGTPCSYLKPFINYVIDTDGFDFVDSVNEGDAIAIAAGATIGGKRAVVMFQNSGLGNAVNPITSLTYTFNIPVMIITTLRGEVGGPADEPQHELMGQITTQMLETMRLKWAFFPQTEEEVGPALKAADEYMKAHNQPFVFVMRKDDIAEYKLQTKPAPSKKDFSISRTDHFELDYKSRTTRTPVLEVIQKSVGMDAAVIATTGKTGREFYEVGDQANQLYMVGSMGCALAFGFGLAMVKPNLKVIVIDGDGALLMRTGSMATVGAYKPKNLVHILIDNEAHDSTGGQGTVTGGVSFGTVAAGFGYPTIYSTDSLEKFTGMMNEIKNNNSATFVHLKTQKGSPEKLGRPKVTPAQVSVRFTEFVQSKA, from the coding sequence ATGATTACAGCAGACAAATTTCTAACACCAGCAAGAGAACTAGGATTTAACTTCTTCACAGGAACACCTTGTTCTTACTTAAAACCATTTATCAATTACGTTATTGATACAGACGGATTTGATTTCGTAGACTCTGTTAACGAAGGTGACGCCATCGCAATCGCTGCGGGAGCAACTATCGGTGGAAAACGTGCAGTCGTTATGTTCCAAAACTCAGGTTTAGGAAATGCTGTAAACCCAATTACATCTCTTACATATACATTCAACATTCCAGTAATGATCATCACAACTCTTCGCGGAGAAGTTGGTGGACCTGCTGATGAACCTCAACATGAGTTAATGGGACAAATCACAACTCAGATGCTTGAGACGATGAGACTTAAATGGGCCTTCTTCCCTCAAACGGAAGAAGAAGTTGGACCTGCACTAAAAGCAGCAGATGAATATATGAAAGCTCACAATCAACCATTCGTGTTTGTTATGAGAAAAGATGATATCGCTGAATACAAACTTCAAACTAAACCAGCTCCATCTAAAAAAGATTTTTCAATTTCTCGCACAGATCATTTCGAACTTGATTACAAGTCACGTACAACAAGAACTCCAGTTCTTGAAGTGATTCAAAAATCAGTTGGAATGGACGCTGCTGTGATTGCAACGACTGGTAAAACAGGACGTGAATTTTACGAAGTAGGGGATCAAGCGAACCAGCTTTATATGGTTGGATCAATGGGATGTGCTCTTGCTTTCGGTTTCGGCCTGGCAATGGTTAAACCTAACCTTAAAGTTATCGTTATCGATGGTGACGGTGCCCTTCTAATGAGAACGGGATCAATGGCAACTGTTGGTGCTTATAAACCAAAGAACTTAGTTCATATCTTAATTGATAACGAAGCTCACGATTCAACTGGTGGACAGGGAACTGTGACAGGTGGAGTTTCTTTCGGAACTGTTGCTGCTGGATTCGGTTACCCGACTATCTACTCAACTGATAGCTTAGAAAAGTTCACAGGAATGATGAATGAAATTAAAAATAATAACTCAGCAACTTTCGTGCATTTAAAAACTCAAAAGGGATCGCCAGAGAAATTAGGAAGACCTAAGGTTACTCCGGCGCAAGTTTCAGTTAGGTTTACTGAATTTGTTCAATCCAAAGCTTAA
- a CDS encoding LysE family translocator, with protein MIALPLGFLIGFLMCIPVGPINVWVVNTLIKHNFRSAFSIAVGGSIMDFVYFMVILTGLSFFTFSHQTSLVLKIVGVLFLFLFGLKEIIAKEKGMEISEEENKKKPHAASFFLLGVLIYTSNPTLIATMSGLAAVIKSWHAFDFNFLNYFLLSLGVGVGSASWFYFLLKMVQRYQNRIPKKFFYHFGRASGVLIVLFSLIMAFNVYKEVYL; from the coding sequence ATGATCGCATTACCCCTAGGATTTTTAATTGGCTTCCTGATGTGCATTCCGGTTGGGCCAATTAATGTGTGGGTAGTGAACACGCTAATTAAACATAACTTCCGCTCAGCTTTTTCGATCGCTGTTGGTGGATCGATTATGGATTTTGTTTATTTCATGGTGATCCTGACGGGATTATCATTTTTCACTTTTTCTCATCAGACATCTTTAGTTTTAAAAATAGTCGGTGTGCTCTTCTTATTCCTTTTTGGTTTAAAAGAAATCATAGCTAAAGAAAAAGGAATGGAGATCTCGGAAGAGGAAAATAAGAAGAAGCCGCATGCTGCGAGTTTCTTTTTACTTGGTGTTTTAATTTACACTTCAAACCCGACATTAATTGCAACGATGTCTGGTTTAGCAGCGGTTATTAAGTCATGGCATGCTTTTGACTTTAATTTCCTGAACTATTTCTTGCTTTCTTTAGGCGTAGGAGTAGGGTCTGCAAGCTGGTTTTATTTTCTGTTGAAGATGGTTCAACGTTACCAAAACCGTATACCGAAAAAGTTTTTTTATCATTTCGGCCGGGCATCCGGTGTCTTGATTGTTCTCTTTAGTTTAATTATGGCCTTTAATGTTTATAAGGAAGTCTACCTATGA
- a CDS encoding phosphocholine cytidylyltransferase family protein, producing MSSLTALILAAGYGSRIADVTLNPKSMLPINEKSLMDWHFDSLAQVGIKDVVVVTGYKREVLEEYLEKFKSNFNVDFAVNDDYKVKGNTYSLFFGLEKVETDFLLFDADLIYETEILRAFVEDRNPNQILVGESSIDDIECAKTMIDQDGFVRMTIDKRAVTAEERAKYKFAGEAIGILKFSKEYRDDMFNECKKFLADEKNISKNWEHVMNEFLHTHDMGIHQSVSNKWVEIDNREDYERAQKLFKDN from the coding sequence ATGTCTAGTTTAACAGCACTTATTTTAGCAGCGGGATACGGTTCACGTATTGCTGACGTTACATTAAATCCAAAGAGCATGCTTCCAATCAATGAAAAATCATTGATGGACTGGCATTTTGATAGCCTGGCGCAAGTCGGGATTAAAGATGTCGTGGTGGTAACTGGATACAAAAGAGAAGTTCTTGAAGAGTATCTTGAAAAATTTAAAAGCAACTTCAATGTAGATTTCGCTGTGAACGACGACTACAAAGTTAAAGGGAATACTTATTCACTTTTCTTTGGACTAGAAAAAGTTGAAACAGATTTCTTATTGTTTGATGCTGACCTTATTTATGAAACAGAAATTCTTCGTGCATTCGTTGAAGATAGAAACCCTAACCAGATTCTGGTCGGAGAGAGTTCAATTGACGATATCGAATGTGCAAAGACGATGATTGATCAGGACGGATTCGTTCGTATGACAATTGATAAACGTGCAGTGACTGCAGAAGAGCGTGCTAAATATAAATTTGCTGGTGAAGCGATTGGTATTTTGAAGTTCTCTAAAGAATACCGTGATGACATGTTCAATGAGTGTAAGAAGTTTCTTGCTGATGAAAAAAACATCTCAAAAAACTGGGAACATGTCATGAATGAATTCCTTCATACACATGATATGGGAATTCACCAATCAGTTAGCAATAAATGGGTAGAGATCGATAATCGTGAAGATTACGAACGTGCTCAGAAACTTTTTAAGGATAACTAA
- a CDS encoding ABC-F family ATP-binding cassette domain-containing protein, whose protein sequence is MIQAKNLSKHFGAQDLFDKVSFQLGPRERVGLVGRNGSGKSTLFKLILGELSADSGELSIPKGYRLGALEQHIHFTKPTVLEECVQVLNPDDFLEHEAEKILFGLGFSDEDLQKDPKSFSGGYQIRINLTKVLLQAPNLLLLDEPTNYLDIVSMRWLKGFLKTFPGEIMIITHDREFMDDVVTHTMGLHRQQLKKIKGDTAKFYEQIIQDEEMYEKTRGNLDKKRKEMEAFVERFKAKASKAAQAQSRMKALEKMSTMDKLENVDSLGFRFRFLECPGKQIAEVKNLSFHYPDKKDGTLFHGVSFPINREDRIGIIGKNGKGKSTLLNVIGGNLQAITGKVSFHPSAKVGHFGQTNINRLNMENTIAEEIQEENMDLTISGVRNICGTMMFEGDLAKKKIKVLSGGERARVLLGKILAKPANLLLLDEPTNHLDMESIESLTEEIGNFPGAVVIVTHSEIMLRNLATKLIIFHNGNAEFFNGTYDDFLAKIGWESEETKPNKTLKRKMTEKEIKQRKSEIVIERAKFTKPINEEIVQLEAEIGKNEDLLKRISGELEKATMNNDTAKLTDYAHAVGKLNHMIDSLFEKLTNANDSLEFIQKKYDTELESLDS, encoded by the coding sequence ATGATACAAGCAAAAAATTTATCGAAGCACTTCGGTGCTCAAGACCTATTTGATAAGGTTAGTTTCCAACTCGGTCCACGCGAGCGCGTTGGTCTTGTCGGAAGAAACGGATCAGGTAAATCGACCCTTTTTAAACTAATTCTCGGAGAGTTATCCGCCGATTCTGGAGAACTGTCGATCCCTAAAGGATATAGACTCGGTGCTCTTGAGCAGCACATCCACTTCACAAAACCTACTGTACTTGAAGAATGTGTTCAGGTTTTGAACCCCGACGATTTTTTAGAACACGAAGCCGAAAAAATACTTTTTGGTTTAGGTTTTTCTGACGAAGATTTGCAAAAAGATCCAAAGAGTTTTTCGGGCGGTTATCAGATTAGAATTAACCTTACGAAAGTACTACTTCAAGCTCCCAATTTATTACTTCTGGATGAGCCTACCAACTACCTGGATATTGTTTCGATGAGATGGTTGAAAGGTTTTCTAAAAACTTTTCCAGGCGAAATTATGATTATTACCCATGATCGTGAGTTCATGGATGATGTTGTGACTCATACAATGGGACTTCACCGTCAGCAGTTGAAAAAAATTAAAGGTGATACGGCGAAATTTTACGAACAGATTATTCAAGATGAAGAAATGTACGAAAAAACGCGTGGTAACTTAGATAAAAAAAGAAAAGAGATGGAAGCCTTTGTTGAGAGATTTAAAGCGAAAGCTTCTAAAGCTGCTCAGGCCCAGTCGCGTATGAAAGCTCTGGAAAAAATGAGCACAATGGATAAGCTGGAAAATGTTGATTCATTGGGATTCAGATTCAGGTTTTTAGAGTGCCCGGGAAAGCAGATTGCTGAAGTGAAGAATTTAAGTTTCCACTACCCGGATAAAAAAGACGGGACACTTTTTCATGGTGTTAGTTTTCCTATCAATCGTGAAGATAGAATCGGGATCATTGGGAAAAACGGAAAAGGAAAGTCGACACTACTGAATGTTATTGGTGGAAACCTGCAGGCGATTACAGGAAAAGTGAGCTTTCACCCCTCTGCAAAAGTGGGACATTTCGGTCAGACGAACATCAATCGTTTGAATATGGAAAATACAATTGCTGAAGAAATTCAGGAAGAAAATATGGACCTGACAATCTCTGGTGTCCGCAATATTTGCGGGACAATGATGTTTGAAGGGGATCTTGCTAAAAAGAAAATTAAAGTTTTATCAGGGGGAGAGCGTGCCCGCGTTTTACTGGGAAAAATCCTGGCAAAACCAGCTAACTTACTTCTTCTCGATGAGCCTACCAACCACTTGGATATGGAATCAATTGAATCTTTAACAGAAGAAATTGGAAACTTTCCAGGGGCCGTTGTTATCGTTACCCACAGTGAGATTATGCTGAGAAATCTTGCGACGAAGTTAATTATTTTCCACAATGGAAATGCTGAATTCTTCAATGGAACTTACGATGACTTCCTGGCGAAAATTGGATGGGAGTCTGAAGAGACAAAACCTAACAAGACACTTAAGCGCAAGATGACTGAAAAAGAAATTAAGCAAAGAAAATCAGAGATCGTTATTGAGCGCGCGAAATTTACCAAGCCAATCAATGAAGAGATCGTGCAGTTAGAAGCTGAAATCGGCAAGAATGAAGACCTGTTAAAACGTATTAGTGGTGAGCTTGAAAAAGCGACGATGAATAATGATACGGCGAAATTAACGGACTACGCTCACGCAGTTGGAAAGCTTAATCATATGATCGATTCGCTGTTTGAAAAGCTTACAAACGCCAATGACAGTTTAGAATTCATTCAGAAAAAATACGATACTGAACTTGAGTCTCTCGATTCATAA